A region from the Ptychodera flava strain L36383 chromosome 10, AS_Pfla_20210202, whole genome shotgun sequence genome encodes:
- the LOC139142494 gene encoding galactosylceramide sulfotransferase-like, with protein sequence MRRHLLFVYLVLLGALVVLLTMDRVERSNGRRRYRATKPRFNVEVVSSPHEEYAPSTVTPEEGNLCIPWRKIVFIKTHKTASTTTNTIIQRYGYLKNLTFILPRWSHIFNEKEHFTSRQVFRSTRWLAEGEQQPEFDIMAGHFRYNRPEVHRLIPNAMYITILRDPVKRFESAFGYYEVAKQLGLGRKENPLDTFMKYPNRFMRKDMNMKFQLRNGMMFSLGFEEQYYGDESMIESKIEQLANELDLVMLSEYYDESLLLLKDLLCWDFEDIHYIPKGYRSERLRNPMSPELRGRIQSWNKADAMLYDHFNRTFWKRVEAYGPSFEEDLAYFRHRQEEFVNECIDPQKLRTIQGKEDALVLRENASMLCRVSYYRVFTFITDLKLKALEEDNPDSPRLKTLREEGVENLGLGKRFYNAKEINISQTVQ encoded by the exons ATGAGACGACATCTGTTGTTTGTCTATCTTGTGTTGCTCGGAGCATTGGTCGTCTTGCTGACGATGGACAGGGTGGAGAGGTCGAACGGAAGGAGGAGATACAGGGCAACGAAGCCTAG ATTCAATGTCGAAGTGGTTTCTTCTCCGCACGAGGAGTATGCGCCCTCGACGGTCACACCTGAAGAGGGTAATCTGTGCATACCATGGAGAAAGATCGTCTTTATCAAAACTCACAAGACTGCCAGCACTACAACAAATACAATCATCCAGAGATACGGCTACTTGAAAAACTTGACGTTCATTCTTCCTCGCTGGAGTCACATCTTCAACGAAAAAGAACACTTTACTTCGCGGCAGGTCTTCCGTTCGACGAGATGGCTTGCAGAGGGCGAGCAACAACCCGAGTTCGACATCATGGCGGGTCACTTCCGCTATAACAGGCCAGAGGTGCATCGACTCATACCAAATGCGATGTATATTACCATTTTGAGAGACCCCGTCAAAAGATTTGAGTCCGCGTTTGGGTATTACGAAGTAGCAAAGCAGTTAGGCCTCGGTAGGAAGGAAAATCCCCTGGACACTTTCATGAAGTACCCGAACCGCTTCATGCGTAAAGACatgaacatgaaatttcaacttcGGAACGGTATGATGTTCAGCCTCGGATTTGAGGAACAGTATTATGGCGATGAATCGATGATAGAATCGAAAATTGAACAATTGGCAAATGAGCTAGACTTGGTTATGTTGTCTGAATATTACGACGAGTCACTTCTCCTTCTCAAGGACTTGTTGTGTTGGGATTTCGAAGATATTCATTACATTCCGAAGGGCTACCGAAGCGAGCGCCTTCGGAATCCGATGTCGCCCGAGCTCCGAGGCCGCATACAATCGTGGAACAAAGCCGACGCTATGCTATACGACCACTTCAACCGAACGTTTTGGAAGAGGGTCGAAGCCTACGGACCAAGTTTCGAGGAGGACTTGGCGTACTTCCGACACCGGCAGGAAGAGTTCGTCAACGAGTGCATTGATCCGCAGAAACTGAGGACTATCCAGGGGAAGGAGGACGCGTTGGTTTTGAGAGAGAACGCATCGATGCTGTGTCGAGTATCTTACTATCGTGTGTTCACATTCATAACTGACCTGAAACTTAAGGCTTTGGAGGAAGACAACCCGGATAGTCCGCGGCTAAAAACCCTAAGGGAAGAGGGAGTTGAGAACCTTGGACTTGGAAAGAGATTTTACAACGCTAAAGAGATCAACATATCTCAAACTGTACAGTAG